The following are encoded in a window of Numida meleagris isolate 19003 breed g44 Domestic line chromosome 13, NumMel1.0, whole genome shotgun sequence genomic DNA:
- the VRK3 gene encoding inactive serine/threonine-protein kinase VRK3 (The sequence of the model RefSeq protein was modified relative to this genomic sequence to represent the inferred CDS: added 46 bases not found in genome assembly), with protein sequence TAGAPVARRCARRSRSGPAEPLPEGEELRDRGAGRWRLLRLLEQGGCGLLYEAQSASGACPQKQRFSLKLDVKDSKIYNEQNFFQRAAKKDRVEKWKKLHTLPLLGIPSCVGFGLHADKYRFLVFSDLGRSLQSILSDGLHLNEKAAFQIAVRLLDCLEYLHENEYVHGDITADNIYVNPADLTQVTLAGYYYAFRYCPEGKHVARREGSRTPHEGTIEFISQDSHKGAAPSRRSDLESLGYCLLKWLCGFLPWSKELDKVETVMEKKEMYKNDVTCLLRQCFSRQRSIPDALQSYLQQVMALEYEEKPNYEALRQLFKKSLQMMKASAYDSVDIMIVP encoded by the exons ccggccccgcggagCCGCTCCCGGAGGGCGAGGAGCTGCGGGACCGCGGCGCCGGGCGCTGGAGACTGCTgcggctgctggagcagggaggcTGCGGGCTGCTCTACGAAG CACAGTCAGCATCTGGAGCCTGTCCTCAAAAGCAAAGATTCTCCCTCAAACTT gaTGTCAAGGACAGTAAGATCTACAACGAACAGAACTTTTTTCAGCGAGCTGCGAAGAAAGACAGAG TGGAGAAGTGGAAGAAGCTGCACACTTTGCCGCTGCTGGGAATCCCCAGCTGTGTTGGCTTTGGACTGCATGCAGATAAATACAG GTTTTTGGTGTTCTCTGATTTAGGGCGATCTCTTCAGTCCATCCTGAGTGACGGCTTGCACCTGAATGAGAAGGCAGCTTTCCAGATTGCAGTCCGGCTG CTGGACTGCCTGGAGTACCTTCACGAAAATGAGTACGTGCATGGGGACATCACAGCTGACAACATCTACGTGAACCCAGCAGACCTCACGCAG GTGACCCTAGCAGGCTACTACTATGCCTTCCGTTACTGCCCAGAAGGGAAGCATGTGGCTAGGCGTGAAGGCAGCAGGACTCCTCATGAGGGCACTATAGAGTTTATCAGCCAGGACAGCCACAAGGGAGCAG cACCATCTCGACGGAGTGACTTGGAGTCTCTGGGCTACTGTCTTCTGAAATGGCTCTGCGGCTTCTTGCCTTGGTCTAAGGAGCTGGACAAAGTAGAAACTGtgatggagaagaaagaaat GTACAAAAATGATGTGACATGCCTTCTCCGACAGTGCTTCAGCAGGCAGAGGTCAATTCCAG ACGCCCTTCAGAGCTACCTGCAGCAAGTAATGGCCCTAGAGTATGAGGAGAAGCCTAACTATGAGGCCCTGCGGCAGCTCTTCAAAAAGTCACTGCAGATGATGAAAGCTTCAGCTTATGACTCTGTGGATATCATGATAGTGCCCTAA